The Lolium rigidum isolate FL_2022 chromosome 1, APGP_CSIRO_Lrig_0.1, whole genome shotgun sequence region CGAGTTGGATAGACTCTGCTGCTCTGCAAATTTCCTTGTTGTAGCTCTATCCTTAATAAAAGCCCCAATTTTTCATCGATGTTATCGAATTTCTTAATGATCTCCACTTTGGTGTTTCTTTTTGGCATTTGCCTTTGATTTTTTGTTGTTCAGGGAGGACATTATATCTGGCTCTGCCATCTGTACTGCACAGATGATCGGACCTACATGTGGCCAAGATACTAACATTGTTAGACATTGGTCCTTGTCTACGCACTGAGATGTACCATTGTTGGCACACAAGGGTTTGCACTTGCAAGTattgagcttttttttttttgctgagtTGGCCCAGACTTTTCTTTATTTGATTTTAACCTTATGCCCTATGTTTTTATGGAGCAGCTAGTATTTGTcctttaggccttgtttacttctaaggtatttatggggatgggaggggattattttgtatcccggaaaatccccactagtcgtttacttctccggttttgaacCAAATAATCCCGAGATATACCCTCCCATCCCCACATTTTTTGCCTAAATCAAAAACTCTCCATtatactagtgtatttttggggaagggtatttgaggggattgggtgacaccaaatcccctcccatccccatactCATTGGGGAaaaaaatacgagagaagtaaacaaggccttatGGAGCAGCTAGTATGAAAGGCCATGATTAGTGAATATTGAGTCTAGCATTGCTAATTTAGTGACTCCTTTCTGTCACAGCCACTGGCATGCAGTGCAACCTGCAACCTCACAATATTTATCAAGTTGCAAATCACATAATATGTGTTGACTGCTGATGTTGGAATGTTGAAGCCACACATAAGAATAGAAGTAAGTAATTTTGGCAATTTGAGAATTAAACACCACAATGATCATAAGCCTGCTTTATTTTCCTTTTGGGTGGCATTGTTAACATTGCAAATCAAAATTCACATAAACCCATTAACGCGACAGTTTAAATCACCACAAGCAGTAAATTCTGGAGCCATGTATGCATGTTCTAGAAGCACATCCCTTGCTTTCCTGGTGCTTTCATGCCTTGCACACACCCCACCATCTTGTTGCTCCCTTCCCATCCTGCAAATGTTGTGAGGTGGAGCATGATTTAGTAATGTTGGTGCCTTTCTGAACATGAATTTTCATTCTCGGTAAGAAGCAAAAACCTTTGGCCATGTTGAAGCCGCGATTTTCCAGCTCCTTGTACTCCTggcatagagcacaactctcacaACAGAAGTGGACGCAGCAGTCCATGCACGGCGATGCTTCCAAGTTGTATTGCGACCGTATCGCCGATCGTTTGGTACAAGAATACAAGCAGTTACAGCCTATGGATGCTAGGCAAACATAGATGGTCCCATTTATGCAGCATGCTGAAAACAAGGGGAATCAGCCAAGAAAATCAATGTTTTTTTTATGCGTTACCCAATCGCAGATTCGAAGGGAAACACTTACATGTGGAGCCTTTGTCCACGATCTCAGCAATGCGACCGAAGGTAACACAGGGGCACCAGAAAGTCAAACAACCTGCAAGATCAGGAGACGGTATCAAACATTGACGAGTACTTTGCATTCACTGATTACTGAAACACATGCACAAGAGGCGCAAGAGGAACGAAAAAAGGTATCTCTGCATACAGGTGCCGAAATCTCCAAAGCAGTCGAACAGCCCAACCGACCACTTCCCAACCATGGTACTAGTTAGTTTAGTAGTTCTGTGAAATTTTGATCTATGAAGTATGGGAACAGATGGGTACGAGGTTTGCCTTTGTGTGCAATCCTTGATGTTGTTGATATTTATATACTCGCAGTAACAATGCAGATATGACAGAGTCAATTACTTTGACAACCAATTCCAGTGCAGCATTTTTGTTGCATTATGGCCTTTATCTTGGTAGTGACACTGAATGTTGTATGATAATTGTGTGTTTACAGGTTTGGCTTTGAATCAGTCCTTTGAAGGACACCGCGTGCAATTGGCATGTTCTACTTTGTGTCATCCTCCctgaaaatcccatgctcaatcAACATCTGGCAGCGTTTTGGCGCTTCCAGTTTTGGTGGTAAGTTCCATGCCTTGCCTCGTAATTATTATTTATTAAATTGGCTGGATTGTAATAAGTAGATAAATAGGCTGTTAACTGAATCACTGTGTTCATCCGGATACAGGACATGGGTATCATGCCTGCTGATGAACTTGGTAAACATGTCCTTTTTGTAAGTAAACAAAACATCGCTTCATATGGAGATTGAGGTGCGTGCCGGCAACCCATACTGGGTGAAGAGGTACTCGCTCAAACTCACTGGTCTGCCAACTGGAGTTACATTAGAGTAGTACTCCTGGCTGTAGGCGCTGTCTTCTGCTCCTTGTAATCCTACTCACCAGGCCATTATATGCTTGCGGAAGTTGAAAATTCTATGACGCCCGAATGAAATTTTTAGAAACCGGGAATTGGCCAAGGGAGGTTTTGCTCTGAATGGTTGCGAAGGGAATCACCTTTGGGTTTCAGTTAAACTACAGTAGTTTAGATGCTGTTTAGTTACTCTAGCCATCACATCCACCTGTAACCCAACAATGACATGCATCCAAAGAAGCCGGCCAGCCCTATCCCAGGCCTGAGCCAAGCATATAAATTAAGGCTTTTGCTTAGGTGCCCCCTCCCTCACCATTTTTTTGTCCCCTGTGAACGGCCATGATCCCAGATACCTTTTCGTGGGCTAACTATCCCTTCAACTTTAGTGATTGATTAATTAGGCTGTTTTGGTCAGCTGCCTTCGTTTTGTATGCTTTTCTTcagcagaaattcaattcggctcccgggtgcatatgctccctctaggctctaccaaaaaataatatttgaaatgtcaaaaatatttgacaaaaattctacatgtacatctccacaatagatgtgtgttcgtcaagtttccgcgagaaaccaatattttttgtggtctatgttaaaaaaaaaaaatttattttcggaaaaaccttatttttagtgttgaaatttgtctttttacacatgcCACGCGGCAAATcgttttttcatgaaacaactttgcaAGTGCACAACACGTGAAGAtttacgtgcgaatttttcgttcgatttttttgaaattttaaaaaatgtgtaacatgtatttcaaaataaaggaagcatacGATCCCATGTGCGAAAACACCACTCCCTTGAGCGCCCGGAAAATGAACTTATCTCTCGCTGCTACATTGGTATGCTGCAGGTGAACTGACCTTTGTGAGATTTAAGATGGAATACTGAcatttttttccttcttcttacAGTGCTCCGTATATTAATACACTGAACCCTCTAGTCGTCCGTGTGGCGGGTTTGCATGATGTACTTGttaactttgagattaaaatgggaAGCTGCTGATCTGATCAAACTGATTGGCTACTACAGCTAGTAAGTCAAGTCATAGCTTGGCGCCCAGGCATGAGCCAACCAAGCAAGCAAGATGCACCCGTCTGGTCTGCTGCCTTGGTTTTGTATGCTCTTCAGAGGAAACAAACTTGCTATATTTTGTATGCTATAGATCAATGACCTTTGTGGTGTTTGGTTTTGTCGGGTTTTTCCTTAATTAACCGCCTATTTTATGGTTTTCTAGATCTGGTTTTTCTTATTAACTGgacaattttaatttttttataatgCAATTGCGTTAGCTCCCACCCTCTGATGaggtttcgaaaaaaaaaaaaaaaccttgcagCGCCTCCGTGTGTTAATCCTCTAGTGGTCCATGTGGCGGGGCTCTGCTCGCTGTATTTGTGAATCGTGAGATCAAGACGTATACAAGTGATCTGATCGGGTTCTCGAACTGATTGGCTACAGCCAAGTCAACGTACGAGCACATAACATGCATCGTGAGTAGAGAATTGGGAGGAACCATTGGTGACGCTTAATTAAAGTTTGCTGGATCATGACTATGGTATGCGCGAGTGGCAGTTAAGTTACTCTCTCGGATCTAAATTAATTCACTTaacttaactttgtctaaatgCGGATGTATTTATTAGACAGTTTGTTGattagatacatctatatctagacaaagttgagttagGGAGTATTGAAACTAACAAGTGGCAGCTCGATGTAGATGTCAAATTAAGTTGTGTCCCTCAAACTCAAACTCATTAAAACATGGACGTTTGCTGGATCATGACACACGTTATGCCCGAGTGGCACTTAAGTTACTACTAGTGGCAAGCAAGCAAGAGTCACTTCGGAGCCATGTAGATGGATAGAAGGATGAAGGATGGCGATGTCCAGTTGGGTCTTTACAGGGCGTTGACGTGTAGCTTCATGTTGTTCTGGCAGTGGCCCGGCTGGCCGCAGATGAAGTAGTTGTTGCCCCTGCGGAGCGTCACGGCGTCGTTGCCGGTGCGCAGCACCCAGCTGTGGTCGCTGTGCTTGGGCAGCTGGCAGCGCTGGTACCCCTTGCCGCCCACCACCGACACGTCGTGGTGCTCCTTGTCGTACTTGAACACTGCCGTAGGACATAGGTGCGTGTGTAGTGAGCAACAATGCATGGTGATATATAGCCCATGGAAGGAAGGCAGCGACGGCAAGGACTTTACCGAGCACGTCGCCGGCGTAGAAGGTCTTGCCGGCCAGCCACGAGGCCTCGAGGTTCTTGGTCCACCCGGCGTCGTCGCCGACAATGTACGTCGtcttggcagcggcggcgccagCGAGCAGGGACAGGAGCACGAGGAGGGCGCCGGCGACGAGAGCTGCACTGCCTCTTCCCTGAGCTGCCATTGCTAGCTTCCTCCAATTCCAAACCGACCTGAGAACCAAAAACACGCGATCCGATGCGATGGCTTTTTTGGTTAGGCTTGGAATAAGGAGGGAGGGTGAGTACGTCCTGGTCGTCAGCTCACGATGTGGTCTTTATAAGCAGCCTAGGCGTGCGTCTGTGTAACCCGGGTCGGTCGGTCAGTCAGTCAATGGTGGTCATGCTATGTGTGTGTGTGGCACTGCTCCGGCGACTCATCCATGCCGCACGCACACGCCTGCCTCCGATTGCGTGCGCCGGATTCCACGACACTTTCGAGGCACGTACactccttcgccgccgccggccggccccaGCGCACGCATGCACGCGATGTCGACCGACCCAGTGCGGCGAAGCTCCAGTCCGACGCGGGAGCAGCGTGCCCTGTTTTCCTCCTGCTGACTTTTACGTCGTTCCTATGCTGCTACCCGATGGCCCCCCAGTTTGTCAAACTTCCAGCCAGTAGCACGATCTGCGTCTGGCTTTGTCACACACACTGACCGTCCGCGCGACCCGATCCATGATCTGCGCCGATAGCAACAAGGTGTGGGAACCAGCTGATCCACACTAGTACGCTATTACTCCTCAAATAATaactttatttttaaaaatactcatctttttctagatacggatagATAGGGTTTGAATGGTGTTGTCTAACCTTATTGTGGGCGTGGTTTTAGAGATGCACCTCCTATGAGCTTCCTGATGCGGTTCTGAGCGAAAGCTCCACGACAACATCGCCCACATGCACAGTTTTTCTTGTTGAATGCGTCAGAAAGGAATCTCGTGTTGCTTGTTGATAAACCCCAAGCGCAATAGATAGTTGTAGCACCCCTCAATATGGATGTATAGGGCATCAAACCATAGGTAAAACTATTTATTTTCTCCAACTAGATTTTCACAATTCTAGCTATCTATGCattaaaaaataaatagaaaatagtgATTGGTTGCTTGAAAGTAAAAtgcaaaaaattaaatacaaATAAGCTTAAAATTGCCTGATCCTCTAGAATGCAAGAGGACACGCCGAAGGTTTACACATATGGAAACAATGAAATATAAGCAACACAAGCATGCAAATCAATTTGCAACATAAGCATGTATGATTTATATAGGCAAAAGCATCACAAGTTCTAGGTACCAACTAGtgtgatcatatgatcaaattcaaCTACTATGGTGTCATAAAAGATGGTGTAATCCTGCCACCGCAGGTTCACCAACTGAGGGTTTCATATATACCAACTGAGAGTACAAGTCCTAGATACTCCAAAatgtacatcatcatcatcatgaatccatcaccaccaccaccaccaccaccgtcaccagggAGCAATACACGTAGTAGTTCTTGGATAAGAAGGTACTTAGCTAGAGCACCTTGTGGTCATCTAAGATCCCAACAAATACATTACCTTGAGAAATGTTGTCAAAGATGTGGTTGTGAGCCACCATCAGAGTCTCAGGACTTAACCCAACGACTTCCATGATGGCGGCGTAGAGGCCTCGGTGCACATGAGGGGAACTGTCCCTCAGGACAGTTGCCACGTACCACTTTCACAACCTAGGTCATGCAGTTGATGGTGACCACGCCTCATCCACCAAGGATGACCTCTTAATCTTTTTACCACCATCAGCAACAACAACACTAGCTCCAACACCAAAGCTAGCACCAAGGACCACACCAGCAGtagggacatcatcaccatcatcattcaGGGCAGTGGTCTCAGACTCCTAGGTCTCTATGTAGTTAGGGAAAGGTGTACCGAGAGGCTCACTAGAACCCATGGCAAATCTGCCAGTAGCCAGACCAAAGTAGAAGATTTGTTGCATTTGGGTGTTGTTCGCGATGGGCTTGTTCAGGTACTCGGCGTCCTTAGGGTTATCTATGACAGGGGACATCCAATGTGTTAGTACTGCTAGGTTTGATGAAATGGAAGAAATGACACTTTAGATGAACTTAAACAAGTGTTAGTACCATGATGTGGCCTTTGTAGTGCTCCACGTCTAAGCCAATGGTCAATGTGTCCTCATCCCCTTGTGCGCAGCTGTCAATGTGTCCTCATCCCATTGTGCGCAGCTGTCAATGTGCCCTCATCCCATTGTGCGCAGCTTTTAATGTGTCCTCATCCCATTGTGCGCAGCTAAGGGCTTTAAGCTTGGACACATGAATCCAACTGGTTGAGCCCCTTTTCAGTACTAACCGTTCTCTTGATGGGATCACACATCTTGTTGGGGACGACGATGGACGGGAAAACATCCCACTTCATAGTGCCCTTCACTGCCCCCCTTCACTATGCATGTGATATGTGCTTTGCTAGTTTTGATTGCCTTCTTCCTAGTTAACTCCACCGCAAGagagtgttgtgaagtgtataagtagattgccttgcCCTTTCCAtccgttcggacttttggttcaagtggctagtgcatgaaccttaacatggtatcagagccccaggtctcgagttcaaatcttgcctttcacatggttttcgcaattaagcctaaaaattgctgttaccccctctttagccaccgctgatgtcctgtttcggtgtgctcttcttctttcacgtgttgactttctcttctcccgtcacacgcgagtgggggtgttgtgaagtgtataagtagattgccttgccctttccatcagttcagacttttggtttaagtggctagtgcatgaaccttaacagAGAGCACATGCCAGGCATCGAAGGAAGCTCTACATTCTACGGATATGTGAGCATCGACAACGTCTCGGTCTCATCAACAAAGGATGACATGCAAAGCCAGCCATACGGTGACAAAAATCTTCAATCTAACACTACATCATGCACATCATTCAGTaacaacaatcaaaataaacCATGTGGCCACATATCCACCCCATCCTCTACTCGGATCAATCACATGCCAAAAGACCTTAGCTACAAGCTCTAGGGCATGAAGTACTCACTGCCACTAGAGGACGGAGAAGGTATTAAAGAGCTCAGAGAAGAGGGGGGAGACCGCTTCCACCGCCGTCCTACATTGACCGAGGTAGATGACATAATTTACCTACTCACCGATGAAGATCCTTTTCGGGACGGAGATCTCGAAGGAGGAAATGGTGATGCGGAATTTGGTGGTGAGCCGAACGGTGATAAATAGGCACTACGAGTCGGCGGGAGGTGACGAAATTAAATCTCTTGCACCGACTTTTTGAGGATGTTTGCAAGCTCACGCCGTCTCCTCCCTTGCACGATCTTGGCGCAATTTCCCCCCTTTTTGGCTGCGCGAAGCTTGGCTCTCGAGAAACAACATCTCAGGCGTCCTCCGCGTGTAGGCTGAAACGTGTTTTAAGAACCGTGTGGGCCAAAATTGTTCGTTTGCCCGGGCAACAAAGCGGCCTAAATTTAACTCGCCAGAGAAgggaaagctcatcatatggaaccAAACACGCCCTTGCGAAAAATGTGTTGGCGCAGCAATGGCATTGAAGATTTATCTGAGGCCGAGCAGCACAATTTCAGAGAAGTCGAGCTCGGCGTTGCCGCAAGTGTCA contains the following coding sequences:
- the LOC124647018 gene encoding cell number regulator 11-like, which translates into the protein MVGKWSVGLFDCFGDFGTCCLTFWCPCVTFGRIAEIVDKGSTSCCINGTIYVCLASIGCNCLYSCTKRSAIRSQYNLEASPCMDCCVHFCCESCALCQEYKELENRGFNMAKGWEGSNKMVGCVQGMKAPGKQGMCF
- the LOC124647029 gene encoding basic blue protein-like; translated protein: MAAQGRGSAALVAGALLVLLSLLAGAAAAKTTYIVGDDAGWTKNLEASWLAGKTFYAGDVLVFKYDKEHHDVSVVGGKGYQRCQLPKHSDHSWVLRTGNDAVTLRRGNNYFICGQPGHCQNNMKLHVNAL